Genomic window (Tripterygium wilfordii isolate XIE 37 chromosome 11, ASM1340144v1, whole genome shotgun sequence):
TTTCACAGTTTATTGCCTTAGGTTGTTTGAACTTCTGTAATCTCATTTTTCAGCTCGATGAATGATTTAATAGAGACCTATGGTGAGGAAGTTACATGCTTATTGTTGTCCTTCTGTGAGAAAATGCAAGAGAATCCTCAGAGCTGTAGCCTTTTCGATGGAATATCAGAAGAGGGGTTTTCAAGAGTTTGCAGCTTCCTGCAAGGTGCTATTTACTCTTGGATTCAAGTAGTAAATAGTATTAAGGATGGGAATTGGTCATCAACTTTTATTGAAGAGCCCAAGTTAGCTCTGCTCTGGGGAAGTATACGTTGCTATTCTTACATATCAAATGCTCAAGTTACTCCTTCTGTGCTGATGGATCTGGTAGATGCTCTTGATCAACTATTGAAAATTGATGGTGGTAAGACATGATTCTGATTAAAAAATGCTTTATAGCTTGATGAGTCATTGGTTCTAGCTGGTATTTAAACCCTATTCAATATGGTTGGAAACATAGTCATCCTTGGTTGTAGTCAAGGACCCTATTCAATAtggttgttttatgtttttaatgCACAAAATTGAACTTCTTCCATGGTTGAGTCCTAGGGAGGAATTTTTTGGTCAAAGCCATATGATAGTTCTCGACACTTTCTTCGTTCTTAACATGCATGTGCTGATGCTTTCTAAATGAGTTGCTATGATTCACTGGCTAAATGCAATTTAACTGGTATATTGTTTGTTGGAAATATTGCTTCTGATACCATATTTAAAACTCTCGTTCATTTTATACAGGATGCTAACATCATGTTTTGCAGAAAACATTGCAGGTGCTTCTAGAAATATTTGGACCAGCCTAATTGCTGCTGCTTTAAGTTCCTATTACAAGGGGAATTTTTATAAGCAATCTGGTCTTGAGGAAACAAGAAAGGCTTTGCGTCTTGCAAAATCATATAATTTATCTTCTCAAGTATTATCTGCAGTTGCTGATTATTTGGATCATACTAGTGGGTAAGCTTTCTATATACCTATGCTTGAAATATGTCTGAATCTGCTTCTTTGAAGTTGTTGAGGATTGTGAGAGAGGCTGAGAGTTGAGAGAGATTGGGGGCAGAGAGTTGAGAGAATAACTCCCTTAGTCTTCCACAGGAGAAGACTTTGTTTTATATTTATCACACAAGAACAGTAACCACAAGTACACAAGACTATCTTACAATAGAAGTATTTACTGCTTGGTTAAtattgtttgaaaaagaaatgtATGTTCCCTTAACCTTGCGCTACATGATAGGCATACGCTGCAATCAGACACCACCCTTGGGATATCTCATCCTGAGCTTCAAGCTGAGAAGGTTGTTGATGCAGTAGGCATATTTGCTGGTAATTTATGCAAATCGGACAAGGGGATTCGAGTTACAACTATCAGAATTTTGTGTCATTATGAACCTCTGAAATGTGAACCCATCAAGGACGAGCAAGCTGATACAAAAGTGAAAAATGATGCTTCTCAGATTAGTCATCTGGATATTAACAACAATAATGTATGTAATATAAGTGAATTTGCTGCCCTTATTGAATATTTCATACTTGATTTATATTTAGTTTTTCCTAATATTTCCTTTTGTGTTCAGGTTCTGCGGCTCCTCCTCTCAATTGAGGAAACTCCTATTTCAATCTCTACAAGCAGGACAGTTACCCTATTGATATCTAAAATTCAGATGGCCCTCTCTACTGGCAGGGTATCTAAGACTTATATACCCCTCGTTTTAAATGGCTTAATTGGCATCTTCCACAACCGTTTCAATTATTTATGGAACCCAGCATCTGAATGCCTTGCAGTTCTTATTGGCAAGCATTCTGATCTTGTATGGGATAATTTTGTCGGTTATGTTGAATATTGCCAATCCACGTTTCAAACACTTGGTAATCAACAAGCCAGAGGCAACGACAAAATATCTGATGAATCTAGTGGTAAGTACAACTTGATCTGCGTTTGAAGATACTTGTGGatgcttttattttatttttttggtgtaaTATGATTCATGTTCATATGATGTAGGACTGTGAATCCTTGATCGCTTTTATATACTTGAATTTCATCTGTTCTGAGGATTAAAAGTAAAGGGACTATATGGCGGAATATATCATTCTAGCATAAATTATTACTGTATTTGTTTTACAGTTATTCTTTATTCTATGTCACTTACCcaagaagtttaactttctcaGTTGGTTTGATGTTCAGATCTGGTACAGCACTTTCATTTGTTTGTTGATCCTGCATCTGATAGCACACCATGCAACACGGTTTTGTCCTTGTTGCTCCAGACTTCTCAGAAAATTTCTTCCATTGTTGAATCTCGCTCTCGACAAATCGTACCTCTTTTCTTAAAGTTTTTGGGCTACAAAAGTGACGCTATGCTAAGGTAGTTCCTTCTAGATCTTGTGGCAGTGAGTCGtcctttattttttgattagatgagcttttggaaATTAGAAGGATCTCATCGGAAGTCgtcattttttttgttgcagTGTGGGATCGTTCAATGCCAGTACTTGTAAAGGCAAAGAGTGGAAGGATGTCCTTAAAGAATGGTTGAATCTGTTAAGACAAATGCGAAACCTAAAGTCCTCCTATTGTAGTCATCTTCTAAAAGATGTGCTGCATGTTAGGTTGGTAAACCTTGTGGTGATGCTTTTTGATTGTTATTCTCACTCCTATTTTACTTGATGTTGTTTATAGTTTCAACAAAGTCAATTTCAACATGTTGCTGCTTTTAAAGTAGCTCAGATAAATCCTTTTTGGTTGTCTTTTACAGGCTTTTGGATGAAAATGATGCTGAAATACAGATGAAGGTTCTTGACTGCCTGTTGATGTGGAAAGATGATTTCTTGCTCCCATATGATCAGCATCTGAAAAATTTGATCTGTTCAAAACAATTCAGAGAAGAATTAACAACATGGAGTTTAGACAGAGAATCGTCCCTCATTGAAGAAGTCCACAGAGTTTATCTTGTACCTCATGTCATCCGTATTCTGATGCCAAAAGTGCGAAAATTGAAGACTATTGCCTCTCGAAAGGTATatctaatatgaattttcttttgattcaCAAATTCATTCCATCATTTTGGTCCCCAAGAGCTATTCTACAATATATAAAATGTTTTTTCTTATGAGATCTCAGTGTGTTTATCAACAATCCTGTATAACTGAGTTTCATGTACTATTTATGTTGTCAGCGAATGAGCATGCACCACCGAAAGGCAGTTCTTGGTTTCATAGCTCAACTTGATGTGGATGAGATCCCTCTTTTCTTTGCAATGCTCATGAAGCCCTTGCACATTATTCCAAATGAGACTGATGGTACTACTAATTTGTTTTGGACCTCTTTCAACACTGGTACGGATGAGTTACGTTTATCAAATTGCTTGAAGTATTTCACCAGAGAAAATATACTTGCCCTGTCTTGGAAGAAGAAATATGCTTTGCTGCATGTGATTGAAGATATTCTAGTTGTTTTTGACGAATTGCACATCAGTCcttttcttgagtttttaaTGGGGTGTGTGGTTCGGATATTGGAAAGCTGCTCCTCAAGCATTGACGCTGCAAAGGCTCTTGGGTCTTCTTCTCATGTAGACAATAATTCAAGCATCAACCTAACTCTACAAGAGGAGGAAAAAACAGTGTCCAATCATGTCCAGGTAACCTTGCTATTATGCCAAAAATCCTGAATCTTTATTTTGGAATCAAATTGTGCCTTTGAACTTGTGTATCTACCTGTGGTTTCttaggattttttttatcaatgatAATAGTGGATTCGATTGCTCTCTCTGTGTGTGAATACCAGTGTTTTTTCTGATGTATGACCGCTTTCGCAATCCCCATTTAGAAGAGTTCTTAAGTAGATCAACAACTAAAGTTATAATTTTGGTGATTAGAATTTAGAATAGCAGAATCCGGTCTGAGTTTGCAAGGGAAAAAATAGAACTGCcgtagaaaagaaaagataacctAAGCATCACACCCAGTGTTACTCGGCATCAAATCAAAGGAGGATTGCACCACACAGCAAATCAGTTGCTAATAAATTTTTTCGAAGCTgtatattcattcattcatatcCTTGAGCATATATGTATAGGGCCTATAGGCTTAGACTCTTAGTAATCCTAATACTAGAAAAACTTTCTTCGAACAATACTAGGATTTCCTAAAAAGTAAGACTCTTATTATAACTATGAATTTACTTGGGAAAATAACATTATGAAAGACTAATAGAAATACTTATTTCTATAAAATTCGGAATTCCGACATACCTGGACATTGTGACGATACCCTTACTATGAAAACTATAGGAAACTTAGTTATAATAGACTCAATATAAACTAACttatgaaaatataaaattagtCTAAATATTAGCTAGAAAAGACCCTATAAGTTGCCATGGATCTATATTTTGTAAATCTTTGAATTTAATCTTTAGAGACCGCTTTTGCTCCCGCATCATTTTATGTACCTGGCAGATAATTGGAATCCGCTTTGGCTTTTTTTGAATTTAGTGCATAAATATTATCATAGTATCAATTTAAGAAGAGACTCTATGTCATTAAAAAAATCTGCATGTTTTTGCAATACATAGCAGATTCCTTTAgctgtttttctttgataagttatgttctttatattatattattattagcgTGAGAGGGGACTCGAACTTGGGACCTTGCACTGATTCAAGTCTTAAGGAGTAGGTTAACACTATGCCAAgtgttttgttttagtttgtttAGTGCTAAAATGATAGTCTCTCTAAGGATGATAATTGGTTTGGATGCAGAACCACGCAACCCTGAAGCAGCTAAAGGACATGCGATCTTTGAGCCTAAAAATTGTTTCCTCTGTTCTCAACAAGTATGAACATCATGATTTTGGTTGTGATTTCTGGGACCTATTCTTTACATCGATAAAACCTTTAATTGATGGTTTCAAGCAGGAGGGCTCTAGCAGCGAGAAACCAAGTTCACTGTTCTCGTGCTTTATGGCCATGAGTAGAAGCCACAAACTGGTTTTGCTGCTGTATCGGGATAAGAATCTGGTTGGAAATATTTTTTCGATCCTTACAGTCACGACAGCCTCGGAAGCTGTTGTAAAATGTGTGCTTAAATTCATTGACAACCTCTTGAACCTAGACAGTGAGCTGGAAGACATGGACACTTCTGTTAGAGTAAATCTACTTTCAAACCTTGAGGCACTTACCTCTGGCTTGCATTGTCTTTTTCACAGTGATAGTGCTATTAAGAGGTATTCAGATGCACTTACGATAAATTCCTTTcatggtaattttttttattttgtgtatgcTTGAGTTTCCTAACCAGTTGGTCAGCACTACTTTGTTTGTCTATGCATCTCTGTGTCTTTAGATTGATGGTCTGATGTCTTAGTTTGAAAGTTGATCATAGTTCTATTTCAAGAGGTGCGTGGCGCATTTTGGAAAAGATTTTGGAGTTTTTTTCTCTATTTGTTGAAAGTTTAAGTagacaaaagagaaaaaggttCTAGTTGTTCATATGTTTAATTCACTGTTTTGTTATACCAGGAAATTGGTCAAACATCCTGGGGAGATGGAAATTAGAATTTTCAAATTGTTATCGAAGTATATAAGTGGCCCATCTCTTGCAAGAAAATTCATAGATATCTTGCTGCCATTCTTAACAAAGAGAGTTCAAAATTCGGGTAAGTtacatctcttttttttttcttcaataatattaaaaaaaatttgttcctGAAAGCCTCAAATTCATAGCTGGTCTTACTGCCTCACAGGTTTCTATCTTGAAGCTGTGCAAGCCATTCGAGATATCATACCAGTATTAGGGAGTGATATCACTACAAAAATACTTAATGCAGTTTCACCACTCCTAGTGTCTGCTGAACTCGATATACGGTTGGGTATTTGTGATCTTCTTGATGCTCTTGCTAAATCCGACCCTTCTGTGGCCTTTATGGTAATGACTGCTTCCCTCATCCTTGAAAGAACTAACTATTGATTTTGTAGATTTCCGATTTCTGAGACAccatgttcaaaattttgattggaaTGCAGGCAAAACTCATCCATGAATTGAATGCAACCTCTCCCATGGAAATGGGTGGCCTCGACTATAGTGTCATACTCAATGCCTATGAAAAGATTGGAGATGATTTATTCTACACTATCCAAGAAGATCAAGCACTAGTCATTTTGTCGCATTGCGTGTATGATATGTCTTCAGAAGAAATAATCTTAAGGAATAGTGCTTATAGGTCTTTGCTCTCATTTGTTGAGTTTTCTAAGATGATTCTTGGCCAAGAGGAGATTGAGAATCGACATGAAACACCTGAAATGATGAAAATTAGTAAAGGCTGTGGGACAGGAGCTTGTGTTCAGCGCATAGTAAGCAAGTTTCTTTTGAAGCATGTAGCAGATGCAATGAGCAGGGCACGGTCTGTTAAAAAGGTATCGGTATTCTTTGGACTCTATTTTTATTAAAGCAATTGATATCACTTGACCATCTCCTATACGGCATACACAAGATGCATTAAAACAGTTGTACATGTGCAGATTAGGATttaattgttgtatcttttttTGTCGGTGGTATCATTAGGGGGTAGTGAGAGAGCTGGTTTGAATGGAGAGTAATAGGGTTTTAAAATTCATCTGGGACAAGaaaaattctttctttttctttgtttgaaatgGTGCCTTCTTAGTACTTTGGTActatgttattgttttattagTTTATGGATATGGTTTCAGGAATGGATTGAGTTATTGCGAGAGATGGTGTTGAAGCTTCCTGAACTGGAAAATCTTAATtccttgaaaaacttgtgctCAGAAGATGCGGAACAAGATTTTTTTAACAATATTGTTCACATACAGGTAAATTTCTTCGTTGTTATTCATGTACAGCTGCATATAATTATTGGTAAGGACTATCTATAGTTGACTTTTACGCGAACATGTGGCTTAGTGAGGGAGTTGCGAGGGTACAACCTAGAGGTCGCATATTCCATTCCTAGAAACAACCTCTCTGTTGGGAATCGATCTTCCAAACTGACAGCGAAtagcagaaaattaaaaaacaaaacaaaagaaacacaagatttttaCATGGTTCACCCGGGCAACAGAGACATTTCACAATACCATAACTACCTCTCCACAGTCTTTAGGAAATCAGAAATTTTGTACGATCCGGGCCTGACCCTGGCCCATGGTCAGGCACCACACAAGCTATcactcttcacatattatgtggggtaaggctACAAACATCCTGCGTGTCCCCGACCCCACTCACTGCAGGAGGTTTAACCTTTCAACTATGTACACCTGACATGAAATTTCCATTACTGTGACCTGCAGTGACAgagttttgttttgttaatgtgtCAATTTCTGTAAACAATCATTGACTTGCCAATTCATGATGCATGGGCTTATCTCCCTTAGATGAAATCTTCCGTGATCTGTTTCTCAGTAAAAGTGCTTGAGGGATATTTTTTACTAGTAATTTTCTGTTCATTACACTGAGAATCTCAACCTCTCGTATATTTTTCATATGAACTTGCAGAAGCATAGGAGAGCAAGGGCACTGTCACGCTTCAGAAATGTAGTCAGTATGCATAATATCTCAGAGGTAATTAATTTTTTCGTTATCTTTTtcctatcaattttttttttcggagCAACTAATGCGTACTATGTTTTCTTTCAGGTTCAGGGGATTATCAATAAGGTGTTTGTACCACTCTTTTTCAATATGTTAATTGATGTACAAAATGGAAAGGGAGAAAATATTAGAAATGCATGCGTGGAGGCACTTGGTTCAATCTCTGGTGCTATGAACTGGAGATCGTACTATGCCTTATTGACTAGATGTTTTCGAGAGATGGACAAGAACCCTGACAAGCAAAAGGTCTTGTTGCGTCTGATTTGCTCTGTTTTGGGCCAATTTCATTTCTCTGTTGTTGATCCCAGTAAAATAGTCAAAGATAGATTGGAGAACTTTTCAGGTGCTGATACCATGGTCACTGATTCCTCAGCTCAGTTGAAAAGAAATAGTAGCTCTCCTATGGTCGCTGACATACAGACATGTCTCCATAAAACTCTGCTTCCAAAGATACAGAAAGTACTAAATTCTGATTCAGATAAGGTCAACGTTACTATCTTTGTAGTTGCATTGAAAGTACTAAAGTTGCTTCCTACAGACATAATGGATTCGCTGCTTCCTAATGTTATTCATCGCATTTCAAATTATTTAAAGAATCGTTTGCAAAGCATTCGAGATGAAGCTAGGTCTGCTTTAGCTGCTTGTTTGAAGGAGCTTGGGCTGGAGTACCTGCAATTTATTGTTAGGGTTTTGCGAGCGACTTTGAAGAGAGGATTTGAGCTGCATGTATTGGGATACACGctcaattttattttgtcaCAGTTTATTTCAGATCCCATTAGTGGGAAGTTGGATTATTGTCTAGAAGATCTTCTCTCTGTTATAGAGAATGATATTCTTGGAGATGTTGCTGAGGAGAAAGAGGTGGAAAAGATTGCTTCTAGAATGAAGGAAACTAGGAAGCAGAAGTCCTTTGATACCTTAAAAATGGTTGCCCAGACTGTAACGTTCAAAATCCATGCCGAGAAACTTCTTTCACCTGTTACAGCTCATATGCAGAAGTTTCGAATACCAAAAGTGAGAGCAAAATTGGAAAGTATGTTAAAACACGTAGCTGCTGGTATTGAACATAACCCATCTGTTAACCAGACAGatctttttatctttatatatgGCCTAATTGAGGATGGAAGTAATGAAGAAACTGGTCAGCTTGAGAAGCTATCTACTGGGAACACGAAAAACCATCCCACAACAATTGTTAATGCGAAAGCTAATTCCAGGCAAACCATTAGTGCCAAATCAGCATGTTCACATCTTATTACGGTGTTTGCTCTAGGGATGCTGCGCAACCGCATAAAGAACATAAAGTCTGACAAAAATGGTGAACTGTTGTCAATGTTGGATCCTTTTGTCAAGCTGCTAGGCATTTGCTTGAGCTCTAAGTATGAAGATGTTTTATCAGCATCC
Coding sequences:
- the LOC120008517 gene encoding small subunit processome component 20 homolog translates to MATASHAQAVKSLNKSPGRRRFVFKRFSQKLEEIDIDVYRSLDKIKSEPSEGSSFFRDCLIEWRELNTAEDFISFYEEIMPFVQTLPLVLLHKESVISKLLFRLQMNARLSIDPVLRLIAALSRDLQEDFLCFLPRIVDSLVSLLNSGADREPEIIEQIFTSWSYIMMYLQKYLARDIINLLSVTLNLRYYPRDYVQEYMAQALSFLLRRVSKEQLEKGVRKLMFEVVEEPLLPRKSGVGALLCYAMKGTSSRFHSKADRIVNLLTDDSIFSVGDNLVKGLDAVVEVVIVAFQRLCEELEPEELNWMWEFVCRRINDCVTTGRLLHLCRLLLLLISTIQFNEGRSVFDYHPILKCVGLLVQTYIMPSESGNATEVHSSEVVDKVLQLMLCILDGLYSSGDMSSIYECSLEWAPAFKLRNSSLLSFIKELLLKDTCILHMFKVDILSSMNDLIETYGEEVTCLLLSFCEKMQENPQSCSLFDGISEEGFSRVCSFLQGAIYSWIQVVNSIKDGNWSSTFIEEPKLALLWGSIRCYSYISNAQVTPSVLMDLVDALDQLLKIDGENIAGASRNIWTSLIAAALSSYYKGNFYKQSGLEETRKALRLAKSYNLSSQVLSAVADYLDHTSGHTLQSDTTLGISHPELQAEKVVDAVGIFAGNLCKSDKGIRVTTIRILCHYEPLKCEPIKDEQADTKVKNDASQISHLDINNNNVLRLLLSIEETPISISTSRTVTLLISKIQMALSTGRVSKTYIPLVLNGLIGIFHNRFNYLWNPASECLAVLIGKHSDLVWDNFVGYVEYCQSTFQTLGNQQARGNDKISDESSDLVQHFHLFVDPASDSTPCNTVLSLLLQTSQKISSIVESRSRQIVPLFLKFLGYKSDAMLSVGSFNASTCKGKEWKDVLKEWLNLLRQMRNLKSSYCSHLLKDVLHVRLLDENDAEIQMKVLDCLLMWKDDFLLPYDQHLKNLICSKQFREELTTWSLDRESSLIEEVHRVYLVPHVIRILMPKVRKLKTIASRKRMSMHHRKAVLGFIAQLDVDEIPLFFAMLMKPLHIIPNETDGTTNLFWTSFNTGTDELRLSNCLKYFTRENILALSWKKKYALLHVIEDILVVFDELHISPFLEFLMGCVVRILESCSSSIDAAKALGSSSHVDNNSSINLTLQEEEKTVSNHVQNHATLKQLKDMRSLSLKIVSSVLNKYEHHDFGCDFWDLFFTSIKPLIDGFKQEGSSSEKPSSLFSCFMAMSRSHKLVLLLYRDKNLVGNIFSILTVTTASEAVVKCVLKFIDNLLNLDSELEDMDTSVRVNLLSNLEALTSGLHCLFHSDSAIKRKLVKHPGEMEIRIFKLLSKYISGPSLARKFIDILLPFLTKRVQNSGFYLEAVQAIRDIIPVLGSDITTKILNAVSPLLVSAELDIRLGICDLLDALAKSDPSVAFMAKLIHELNATSPMEMGGLDYSVILNAYEKIGDDLFYTIQEDQALVILSHCVYDMSSEEIILRNSAYRSLLSFVEFSKMILGQEEIENRHETPEMMKISKGCGTGACVQRIVSKFLLKHVADAMSRARSVKKEWIELLREMVLKLPELENLNSLKNLCSEDAEQDFFNNIVHIQKHRRARALSRFRNVVSMHNISEVQGIINKVFVPLFFNMLIDVQNGKGENIRNACVEALGSISGAMNWRSYYALLTRCFREMDKNPDKQKVLLRLICSVLGQFHFSVVDPSKIVKDRLENFSGADTMVTDSSAQLKRNSSSPMVADIQTCLHKTLLPKIQKVLNSDSDKVNVTIFVVALKVLKLLPTDIMDSLLPNVIHRISNYLKNRLQSIRDEARSALAACLKELGLEYLQFIVRVLRATLKRGFELHVLGYTLNFILSQFISDPISGKLDYCLEDLLSVIENDILGDVAEEKEVEKIASRMKETRKQKSFDTLKMVAQTVTFKIHAEKLLSPVTAHMQKFRIPKVRAKLESMLKHVAAGIEHNPSVNQTDLFIFIYGLIEDGSNEETGQLEKLSTGNTKNHPTTIVNAKANSRQTISAKSACSHLITVFALGMLRNRIKNIKSDKNGELLSMLDPFVKLLGICLSSKYEDVLSASLRCLTPLIRLPLPSLESQADKIKMTLLDIAQSSVSSSSPLTESCLRLLTVLLRCTKITLSSDQLHLLIQFPLFVDLEKNPSFVALSLLKAIVSRKLVVHEIYDIVIQVAELMVTSQVESIRKKCSQILLQFLLDYHLSEKRLQQHLDFLLANLRYEHSTGREAVLEMLHAIIMKFPKSILDEQSQTVFVHLVVSLANDTDNKVRSMTGTVIKHLIGRIEPHSLLSILQYSLSWYLGEKQQLWSTGAQVLGLLVEVMDDSFQVHINSVLPVIRRILQSAMNAVANRQLDLSDENNVHFWKEAYYSLVLLEKLLHHLHNLSFEKDLEDIWEAVCEFLLHPHAWLRNISSRLVALYFASATQAGRENHEKSLGSYFLMRPSRLFMIAVSLCCQLKTLPSDDSAGNLITQNIVFATCAVHALMGQVECAHPHKFWSNLEQHEQGQFLKAFQLLDSRKERGLLLSLASGACYQREGVDFENLRHLLVSCLLKTMGAISLNMEAAQMRIVFNTFQRISSQISQDDCQQYAFQLLLPLYKVCEGYSGKVIPDDLKQLAEEVCRSIRDSLGIQNFVHVYNEIRRNLKAKRDKRRQEDKVMAVVNPTRNAKRKLRISAKHRDHKRRKIMSMKMGRWMK